In one window of Gemmatimonadota bacterium DNA:
- a CDS encoding PD40 domain-containing protein, whose protein sequence is MRRAPLVMVLWLILAAAGSSCAPTGGSTAPIDDDTSFAGPFAVAITGYDDHAMEPFLTRDGQYLVFNDRNAPADSTDLHIASRVDDSTFAYVGPLDSLNGATLDAVPTGATDGTLVFVSLRAYDSTFSTLFTSTLSGATASAPSRLASVSTGGGGLLDFDVDLSADGQQLIVARGRFTGAALPVEADLRLYRREGAGFTPATDGAALLAALNSSALEFAPAMTATGFELCFTRLVPGREPVLMIARRAIVTEAWGTPRRIRGPTGLVEAGTWSPDGRSLYFHALVNGRYVIRRLMR, encoded by the coding sequence ATGCGACGCGCGCCACTCGTCATGGTGTTGTGGCTGATCCTCGCGGCGGCGGGTTCGTCCTGCGCCCCGACCGGCGGGAGCACCGCGCCCATCGACGACGACACCAGCTTCGCCGGTCCGTTCGCGGTGGCGATCACCGGCTACGACGACCATGCGATGGAGCCCTTCCTCACGCGGGACGGGCAGTATCTGGTGTTCAATGATCGCAATGCGCCCGCCGATTCCACGGACCTGCACATCGCGTCGCGGGTCGATGACAGCACGTTCGCGTACGTCGGGCCGCTCGACTCGCTCAATGGCGCCACGCTCGATGCCGTGCCCACCGGCGCGACCGATGGCACGCTCGTCTTCGTGTCGCTGCGCGCGTACGACTCGACCTTCTCGACCCTCTTCACGTCCACGCTCTCGGGCGCGACGGCGAGCGCCCCCTCGCGGCTGGCGAGCGTCTCGACCGGTGGTGGAGGACTCCTCGACTTCGATGTCGACCTCTCGGCGGACGGTCAACAGCTGATCGTCGCGCGCGGTCGATTCACCGGCGCCGCACTTCCCGTCGAAGCGGACCTGCGGCTGTATCGGCGGGAAGGCGCGGGGTTCACTCCGGCCACCGACGGCGCGGCGCTGCTCGCGGCGCTGAACAGCAGCGCGCTCGAGTTCGCGCCGGCCATGACCGCGACCGGCTTCGAACTCTGCTTCACCCGGCTCGTACCCGGTCGCGAGCCGGTCTTGATGATCGCCCGCCGTGCGATCGTGACCGAGGCGTGGGGCACGCCACGCCGCATCCGGGGGCCGACCGGGCTGGTGGAGGCGGGGACCTGGTCGCCCGATGGACGCAGCCTCTACTTCCACGCCCTCGTGAACGGCCGCTACGTGATCCGTCGGCTCATGCGCTGA
- a CDS encoding bifunctional metallophosphatase/5'-nucleotidase: protein MRDLTRRDFGKLASAAAWAAARPSPASCTGSGRRRATAGEVTLLYTNDFHSAFDPMPAFWLPGARRLGGASHLATLVERERAATGTSFLLDSGDMFTGTLSRLTEGEALLELMLLMRYDAMGVGNHEFDYGWQSFERGMQRVPFPILCCNVRHRTSGVRFARPHTILERDGVRLGVIGVIGMKAATRTIMPSKVAELEFTDPVLETRASVRALRDQVDVIVVLGHMGLPGPMQSDAEADPSVQRSLDEDLAFVGAVPGIDVYIAAHSHHGLETPLVHADTGTIITQTYGYGTRLGRIRLALEEGRVVRHDVSLLKVWSDELVPHPAITARIARYRAKVADQIGPPVGRAAQRFIRKYHAESSLGSFCADVMRERAGSEVGITNAGGLRADLAEGPLDKGDVLNALPFLNDSVTLEVTGGALRAVLEQGCSLEAGMVQVSGVRMTWDRTRPAGARVLDVQVHGAPLELERRYRVTTNSFLAEGGDGYAGFVGSRVLARDLVLSDLVLDHIRRAGTITPPPGGRIVARYGLLASSTRLRASQVCPFTIQSAAGSPLR from the coding sequence ATGCGCGACCTGACCCGACGGGACTTCGGCAAGCTGGCGAGCGCCGCCGCCTGGGCAGCCGCACGGCCGTCGCCCGCGTCGTGCACCGGGAGCGGCCGACGGCGAGCGACCGCGGGCGAGGTGACCCTCCTCTACACGAACGACTTCCACAGCGCGTTCGACCCGATGCCGGCCTTCTGGCTCCCCGGCGCGCGCCGGCTCGGCGGGGCGTCCCACCTGGCGACGCTCGTCGAGCGGGAGCGTGCGGCGACCGGCACGTCCTTCCTCCTCGACTCGGGGGACATGTTCACCGGAACGCTCTCGCGGCTGACCGAAGGCGAAGCGCTCCTCGAGCTGATGCTGCTGATGCGGTACGACGCGATGGGCGTCGGCAATCACGAGTTCGACTATGGATGGCAGAGCTTCGAGCGGGGGATGCAGCGCGTCCCGTTCCCGATCCTCTGCTGCAACGTCCGGCACCGGACCTCGGGGGTGCGCTTCGCGCGCCCGCACACGATCCTCGAGCGGGACGGCGTCCGCCTCGGCGTGATCGGGGTGATTGGCATGAAGGCGGCGACGCGCACCATCATGCCGTCCAAGGTCGCGGAGCTCGAGTTCACCGACCCGGTGCTCGAGACGCGCGCGAGCGTCCGCGCGCTGCGCGACCAGGTCGATGTCATCGTGGTGCTCGGGCACATGGGACTCCCCGGACCGATGCAATCCGACGCCGAAGCGGACCCGTCGGTGCAACGTTCGCTCGACGAGGACCTGGCCTTCGTCGGCGCCGTGCCGGGGATCGACGTGTACATCGCCGCGCACTCGCACCACGGACTCGAGACCCCGCTCGTCCATGCGGACACGGGGACGATCATCACGCAGACGTACGGCTACGGCACGCGCCTCGGTCGCATCCGGCTCGCGCTCGAGGAGGGGCGCGTGGTGCGGCACGACGTCTCGTTGCTGAAGGTGTGGAGCGACGAGCTCGTCCCGCATCCGGCGATCACGGCGCGCATCGCGCGCTACCGGGCGAAGGTCGCCGACCAGATCGGCCCACCGGTGGGGCGCGCCGCGCAACGGTTCATCCGGAAGTACCACGCGGAGTCGTCGCTCGGCTCCTTCTGCGCGGATGTGATGCGCGAACGCGCGGGGTCGGAGGTCGGCATCACCAACGCCGGCGGCCTGCGGGCCGACCTCGCCGAAGGGCCGCTCGACAAGGGTGACGTGCTGAACGCCCTGCCGTTCCTCAACGACTCCGTGACGCTCGAGGTGACGGGCGGCGCCCTGCGCGCGGTGCTCGAGCAGGGCTGCTCGCTCGAAGCCGGCATGGTGCAGGTCTCCGGCGTGCGGATGACGTGGGATCGCACGCGCCCGGCCGGCGCCCGGGTGCTCGACGTACAGGTGCACGGCGCGCCGCTCGAGCTGGAGCGGCGCTACCGCGTGACCACCAACAGCTTCCTGGCCGAGGGCGGGGACGGCTACGCCGGGTTCGTGGGGAGCCGGGTCCTCGCCCGCGACCTCGTGCTGAGCGACCTCGTGCTCGACCACATCCGGCGGGCCGGGACCATCACGCCACCACCCGGCGGGCGGATCGTCGCGCGCTACGGCTTGTTGGCGTCGAGCACGCGCTTGCGCGCCAGCCAGGTCTGCCCGTTCACGATCCAGTCGGCTGCCGGCTCGCCCTTGAGGTAG
- a CDS encoding MBL fold metallo-hydrolase codes for MRDFRVTALAAITRMTILALLVACDRAPAPPVVTEASAWCAALPRPANAALESVDVGSDWYTVYRVEPGVFALVEPRQFQEAISYLIVGTTRALLFDTGIGLVSLRPTVELLTTLPVTVLNSHTHFDHVGANAEFSDILAMDTPFTRANEQGRPHADLAGEVDATSFCGAPPPGTDTAAFRARPFTVTRRIADGDSIALGDRTLVVHAAPGHTPDALVLHDPAHGLLWTGDSYYDSTLWLFSPGTDLAAYERSIERMVALVPTLRRLLPAHNTATAEPARLTAVLEAVRTMRAGGGERTPEGAGRERVRVGDVTFMIAK; via the coding sequence ATGCGCGATTTCCGAGTCACCGCCCTCGCCGCGATCACGCGGATGACGATCCTCGCACTGCTCGTCGCCTGCGATCGCGCACCCGCGCCGCCTGTCGTCACCGAGGCGAGCGCCTGGTGCGCCGCCCTCCCGCGGCCGGCCAATGCCGCGCTGGAGTCCGTGGATGTGGGCAGCGACTGGTACACGGTGTATCGCGTCGAACCCGGCGTCTTCGCGCTGGTCGAGCCACGGCAGTTCCAGGAGGCGATCTCGTACCTCATCGTCGGCACCACGCGCGCCCTCCTCTTCGACACCGGGATCGGGCTCGTGTCGCTGCGGCCCACGGTCGAGCTTCTGACCACGCTGCCGGTCACGGTGCTCAACTCGCACACCCATTTCGATCACGTGGGCGCGAACGCGGAGTTCTCCGACATCCTCGCGATGGACACGCCCTTCACGCGCGCGAACGAGCAGGGACGTCCGCACGCGGACCTCGCCGGTGAGGTCGACGCGACGAGCTTCTGCGGGGCGCCGCCTCCGGGCACCGACACCGCGGCCTTCCGCGCGCGACCGTTCACCGTCACGCGGCGCATCGCCGACGGGGATTCGATCGCACTCGGCGACCGCACGCTCGTGGTGCACGCCGCGCCCGGACACACCCCCGATGCCCTCGTGCTCCACGATCCCGCGCACGGGCTGCTCTGGACCGGCGACTCGTACTACGACTCCACCCTCTGGCTCTTCTCGCCCGGCACGGATCTGGCCGCGTACGAGCGATCGATCGAGCGGATGGTGGCGCTCGTCCCCACGTTGCGTCGGCTGCTCCCGGCCCACAACACCGCGACCGCCGAGCCGGCGCGGCTCACCGCCGTGCTCGAGGCCGTGCGCACCATGCGCGCCGGCGGCGGCGAGCGCACGCCCGAAGGGGCCGGTCGGGAACGGGTGCGCGTGGGCGACGTGACGTTCATGATCGCGAAGTAG
- a CDS encoding glycosyltransferase family 1 protein, with protein MTGSASSPGRTPARITIACWGSHGDFDPSLGLGLGLQARGHVVTLATLPYFEPHTRAAGLGFHAIRPHVRPDDSAIVGRIMNGSRGTEYLMNELIFPNLGAMYEDLAPLADTTDLFVSHPLTMAVPMIAELRGIPWASTVLAPISFFSATDAPVVAPVTWFKDLERLGAWPGHLLAGAARFVTDQWARPVRRLRRSLGLPPGANPLFDGQHSPTLVLALYSRVLGDPQPDWPANTLVTGAMFHDAVHGTALSAELEAFLADGPPPVLFTLGSSAVLSPGTFWTESLAAVRRLGLRAVCLVGPGNVEPMRAALPDGVMAVEMAPHSLLMPRAAAVVQQCGIGTLSQVLRSGAPMLAVPFAHDQFDNAHRAARLGVARILPPARYRAPQVAQALAALTMEPSYRAAAQRVAATVRAERGVDAACDAIEERYGLR; from the coding sequence GTGACGGGCAGCGCATCATCGCCCGGGCGGACCCCAGCGCGCATCACCATCGCGTGCTGGGGTTCGCACGGGGATTTCGACCCCTCGCTCGGCCTCGGCCTCGGTCTCCAGGCGCGCGGGCATGTGGTCACGCTCGCGACGCTCCCCTACTTCGAGCCGCACACGCGCGCCGCGGGACTCGGCTTCCACGCCATCCGCCCGCACGTACGGCCGGACGACTCCGCGATCGTCGGGCGGATCATGAACGGGAGCCGCGGGACCGAGTACCTCATGAACGAGCTCATCTTCCCGAATCTCGGGGCGATGTACGAGGATCTCGCGCCGCTCGCCGACACGACGGACCTCTTCGTGAGCCATCCGCTCACGATGGCCGTCCCCATGATCGCCGAACTGCGGGGCATCCCGTGGGCGAGCACGGTGCTCGCCCCCATCTCGTTCTTTTCCGCGACCGACGCCCCCGTGGTCGCGCCGGTGACGTGGTTCAAGGACCTCGAGCGGCTCGGCGCGTGGCCGGGACACCTGCTCGCCGGCGCCGCGCGCTTCGTCACCGACCAGTGGGCGCGGCCGGTCCGTCGACTGCGTCGGTCCCTCGGGCTCCCGCCGGGTGCGAATCCGTTGTTCGACGGCCAACACAGCCCGACGCTCGTCCTCGCGCTCTACTCGCGCGTCCTCGGCGATCCGCAGCCGGACTGGCCCGCGAACACCCTCGTCACCGGCGCGATGTTCCACGACGCGGTGCACGGCACGGCGTTGTCGGCGGAGCTCGAGGCCTTCCTCGCCGATGGGCCACCGCCGGTGCTCTTCACGCTCGGCTCCTCGGCGGTGCTGTCGCCGGGGACCTTCTGGACGGAGAGCCTGGCCGCGGTGCGCCGGCTGGGACTGCGCGCGGTCTGCCTCGTGGGTCCGGGGAACGTCGAGCCGATGCGCGCCGCGCTGCCCGACGGTGTGATGGCGGTGGAGATGGCCCCGCACTCGCTGCTGATGCCGCGCGCCGCCGCGGTGGTCCAGCAGTGCGGGATCGGCACGCTCTCGCAGGTCCTGCGGAGCGGCGCCCCGATGCTCGCGGTGCCGTTCGCGCACGACCAGTTCGACAACGCGCACCGCGCCGCGCGGCTGGGCGTCGCGCGGATCCTCCCGCCGGCGCGCTATCGTGCGCCGCAGGTGGCGCAGGCGCTCGCCGCCCTTACCATGGAGCCATCGTACCGCGCCGCCGCGCAGCGCGTCGCCGCGACCGTCCGCGCCGAGCGCGGCGTGGATGCGGCGTGCGATGCGATCGAGGAGCGCTACGGACTGCGCTGA
- a CDS encoding S9 family peptidase: MSRIAPRLRRTAALTVVVAVALLSRAAGAQTSRPLLTPADYGQWEQLGLTRLSPDGSWLAIGVNRVNEENELRLRGGTNDTTFVAAYGTAAAFSADSRWAAYLVGVGPKDRERLTKEKKPIRNSFALRDLRSGTLVTLADVSSFAFSPDARFVALQRYPAEGKRTYEIVVHDLRNGARYLFGNVGEHAWSDVRALLAMTVTPEGGSGGSVQLFDGDIGAARVLESGSGVYRALAWRAKGTDLAVLRTLSDRAFVDTAHAVVAWTGADAVASAARTFDPSVTRDGLAATLRIAEGRRPLWARDGTTLFLGLQARLDTAAAPKKSAEKVSDVEIWHPNDVRVIPQQRSAESSDLRATRLAAWTVGSAVVRPLTEDAEESASVLEGDRYVTETDRTPYPFGQKFGRRDQDVYIVRVADGVRTSALTKVRYYLGADPTGRRLAWFDGKDYWTYEIATGRRTNLTAPLTSARRADFVDRVDDHPSDVLPPVGGVNWTRDGETVLVADVRDLWAIKLDGTGGTRLTDGAAEDLRHRLISFSGFNASAVERAVDLTRPVYLELFGRRSKKSGYARLVNGRVERLVLADASLRGLAKADSAERFIYTRQRFDESPNAFVAGADLAAPVARTATNAFQSRYAWGRAELMDFTSTIGRPLQAILYYPANYDPAKKYPMVVYTYELLTQDLHRYIAPREDDYYNTNVFTQRGYFVLMPDIVFRPREPGIATLHAVEPAVRAVIARGLVDPARIGHMGHSQGGYEAAYLATHSRLFATTVMGAGISDMISFAGQMHWGSVPEFDHWETGQFRMEVAPWDDFEAMLANSPLNRIHRMPAKSILIEIGSEDPTVDMRQGVLLYNYARRAGKHAVMLNYPGEGHGLGKKENAIDYHRRIQQWFDHYLKGEPAADWIVNGQTWLARKRVLDANKP, from the coding sequence ATGTCTCGTATCGCTCCGCGTCTCCGCCGCACCGCTGCACTCACCGTCGTGGTCGCGGTCGCCCTCCTGTCCCGGGCCGCCGGCGCGCAAACCTCGCGCCCCCTCCTCACGCCGGCCGACTACGGCCAGTGGGAGCAGCTCGGCCTCACCCGCCTCTCCCCCGATGGCAGCTGGCTCGCCATCGGCGTGAACCGCGTGAACGAGGAGAACGAACTCCGGCTCCGCGGCGGGACGAACGACACGACGTTCGTCGCGGCCTACGGCACCGCCGCCGCCTTCAGTGCCGATTCGCGATGGGCCGCCTACCTCGTCGGTGTCGGTCCCAAGGACCGCGAACGGCTGACCAAGGAGAAGAAGCCGATCCGGAACAGCTTCGCGCTGCGCGATCTCCGTTCCGGGACGCTCGTCACGCTCGCCGACGTCTCCTCCTTCGCCTTCAGTCCCGACGCGCGCTTCGTCGCGCTGCAGCGCTACCCCGCCGAGGGGAAGCGCACCTACGAGATCGTCGTGCACGACCTCCGGAACGGGGCGCGCTACCTGTTCGGCAACGTCGGCGAGCACGCCTGGTCGGACGTCCGCGCGCTTCTTGCGATGACGGTGACCCCCGAGGGCGGCAGCGGTGGCAGCGTGCAACTGTTCGACGGGGACATCGGCGCGGCGCGCGTGCTCGAGAGCGGCAGCGGTGTCTACCGCGCCCTCGCCTGGCGCGCGAAGGGCACCGACCTCGCGGTGCTCCGCACCCTCTCCGACAGGGCCTTCGTCGACACCGCGCATGCGGTCGTCGCCTGGACCGGCGCGGATGCCGTCGCCAGCGCCGCACGCACCTTCGACCCGTCGGTCACGCGCGACGGACTCGCCGCGACGCTTCGCATCGCCGAGGGGCGCCGGCCGCTCTGGGCACGCGACGGCACGACCCTCTTCCTTGGCCTGCAGGCGCGACTCGACACGGCCGCCGCGCCGAAGAAGAGCGCCGAGAAGGTCTCGGACGTGGAGATCTGGCACCCGAACGACGTCCGCGTGATCCCGCAGCAGCGCTCGGCCGAATCCTCGGATCTCCGTGCGACGCGGCTCGCCGCATGGACGGTCGGGTCCGCCGTCGTGCGGCCGCTCACCGAGGACGCCGAGGAATCGGCGAGTGTCCTCGAGGGCGATCGCTACGTCACCGAGACCGACCGCACGCCGTATCCGTTCGGTCAGAAGTTCGGGCGGCGGGATCAGGATGTGTACATCGTGCGCGTCGCCGACGGGGTGCGCACGTCGGCACTCACCAAGGTCCGCTACTACCTCGGCGCCGATCCCACCGGGCGTCGCCTCGCCTGGTTCGACGGCAAGGACTACTGGACCTACGAGATCGCGACGGGTCGCCGCACCAATCTCACCGCGCCGCTCACAAGCGCGCGCCGCGCCGACTTCGTCGATCGCGTCGATGATCATCCGAGCGACGTCCTGCCGCCGGTCGGGGGCGTGAACTGGACCAGGGACGGCGAGACGGTGCTCGTCGCCGACGTGCGCGACCTCTGGGCGATCAAGCTCGACGGGACCGGCGGGACCCGTCTCACGGACGGGGCGGCCGAGGACCTGCGCCATCGGTTGATCTCGTTCAGTGGCTTCAACGCGTCCGCCGTCGAGCGCGCGGTGGATCTCACCCGGCCCGTGTACCTCGAGCTGTTCGGTCGCCGCAGCAAGAAGAGCGGCTACGCCCGCCTGGTGAATGGCCGCGTGGAACGGCTCGTGCTCGCCGATGCGTCGCTCCGCGGTCTCGCCAAGGCCGACAGCGCCGAGCGGTTCATCTACACGCGCCAGCGCTTCGACGAATCGCCGAACGCGTTCGTTGCCGGGGCCGATCTCGCGGCGCCCGTCGCGCGGACCGCGACCAATGCCTTCCAGTCGCGCTATGCCTGGGGGCGCGCCGAGTTGATGGACTTCACGAGCACCATCGGGCGCCCGTTGCAGGCGATCCTGTACTATCCCGCGAACTACGACCCGGCGAAGAAGTACCCGATGGTCGTGTACACGTACGAACTGCTCACGCAGGACCTGCACCGCTACATCGCGCCCCGCGAGGACGACTACTACAACACCAACGTCTTCACGCAGCGCGGCTACTTCGTGCTGATGCCCGACATCGTGTTCCGACCGCGCGAACCGGGCATCGCCACGCTGCACGCGGTCGAGCCCGCCGTGCGCGCGGTCATCGCGCGCGGGCTCGTCGATCCGGCGCGCATCGGCCACATGGGCCATTCGCAGGGCGGCTACGAGGCCGCCTACCTCGCGACGCATAGCCGCCTCTTCGCCACCACGGTGATGGGCGCCGGTATCTCGGACATGATCAGCTTCGCCGGGCAGATGCACTGGGGCAGCGTCCCGGAGTTCGACCACTGGGAGACCGGCCAGTTCCGCATGGAGGTCGCGCCCTGGGACGACTTCGAGGCGATGCTCGCCAACTCGCCGCTCAACCGCATTCACCGGATGCCGGCGAAGAGCATCCTCATCGAGATCGGCAGCGAGGATCCCACCGTCGACATGCGGCAGGGCGTGCTCCTGTACAACTACGCGCGCCGCGCGGGCAAGCACGCCGTGATGCTCAACTATCCCGGCGAAGGGCACGGGCTCGGCAAGAAGGAGAACGCGATCGACTACCACCGGCGCATCCAGCAGTGGTTCGATCACTACCTCAAGGGCGAGCCGGCAGCCGACTGGATCGTGAACGGGCAGACCTGGCTGGCGCGCAAGCGCGTGCTCGACGCCAACAAGCCGTAG
- a CDS encoding MmcQ/YjbR family DNA-binding protein, which produces MPPSPLERLRRICLALPQAVEVPAWETSTFRCGKIFAMYTQPSDQKHSGGRPGVWLKAAPGNQELMLKADPDRFYFPPYVGPGGWIGVRLDRDPPWGEIALLVEESWRLIAPKKLVKARADGSAPSSPPATKGPRKPTRSPARKK; this is translated from the coding sequence ATGCCTCCGTCGCCCCTCGAGCGCCTGCGCCGCATCTGTCTCGCCCTCCCGCAGGCGGTCGAGGTCCCCGCCTGGGAGACGTCGACCTTCCGGTGCGGGAAGATCTTCGCGATGTACACCCAGCCCAGCGACCAGAAGCACAGCGGCGGGCGTCCGGGCGTCTGGCTCAAGGCCGCGCCGGGCAATCAGGAGCTCATGCTGAAGGCCGATCCCGACCGCTTCTACTTCCCGCCCTACGTCGGGCCAGGGGGATGGATCGGCGTGCGGCTCGATCGCGATCCCCCGTGGGGCGAGATCGCGCTGCTCGTGGAGGAGTCGTGGCGCCTCATCGCGCCCAAGAAGCTCGTGAAGGCACGCGCGGACGGATCGGCGCCGTCGTCCCCGCCTGCGACGAAGGGACCGCGCAAGCCCACGCGGTCCCCGGCGCGGAAGAAATGA
- a CDS encoding VOC family protein: protein MTNAAPALNLTNLGCSITCKDVQASIAFYRDAIGFGVAQTFERDGKVASGIVVAGSSAIVLNQDDGKLGWDRIKGQGFYLQLNVPSAADVDAAAVRIKAAGGTLLSEPADRPWGARMFQFLDLDGFKLGVSTPLAG from the coding sequence ATGACCAACGCTGCTCCCGCCCTGAACCTGACCAACCTGGGCTGCTCGATCACCTGCAAGGATGTGCAGGCGTCCATCGCCTTCTACCGCGACGCCATCGGCTTCGGCGTGGCCCAGACGTTCGAGCGCGACGGGAAGGTGGCGTCCGGCATCGTCGTGGCCGGGAGCTCGGCCATCGTGCTCAACCAGGACGACGGCAAGCTGGGGTGGGACCGGATCAAGGGTCAGGGATTCTATCTGCAGCTCAACGTGCCGAGCGCGGCGGATGTCGACGCGGCGGCGGTGCGGATCAAGGCCGCGGGCGGCACGCTGTTGAGCGAGCCGGCCGATCGTCCGTGGGGCGCGCGGATGTTCCAGTTCCTCGACCTCGACGGATTCAAACTCGGCGTGTCGACCCCGCTCGCGGGGTGA